A genomic region of Bosea sp. 124 contains the following coding sequences:
- the aroC gene encoding chorismate synthase, whose product MSHNSFGHLFRVTTFGESHGPAIGCVVDGCPPLLPLTEADIQGDLDRRRPGQSRFTTQRQEPDQVRIVSGVFPRESDGVQVTTGTSIGLMIDNVDQRSKDYSEIKDKYRPGHADFTYDVKYGIRDYRGGGRSSARETAMRVAAGAIARKVVPGMIVRGALVQMGPHKIDRNNWDWAEVGNNPFFCPDAKAAAFFEGYLDGVRKSGSSIGAVLEIVAEGVPAGLGAPIYAKLDAEIAAALMSINAVKGVEIGDGFGAAELSGEENADEMRAGNDGKPLFLSNHAGGVLGGISTGQPIVARFAVKPTSSILATRATVTRTGGEAEMFTKGRHDPCVGIRAVPVGEAMVACVLADQYLRHRAQVGVIEPRWPFQG is encoded by the coding sequence ATGTCCCACAACAGCTTCGGCCATCTCTTCCGCGTCACCACCTTCGGCGAGAGCCATGGGCCCGCGATCGGCTGCGTGGTCGATGGCTGCCCGCCGCTGCTCCCGCTGACCGAGGCCGACATCCAGGGCGATCTCGATCGCCGGCGGCCGGGCCAGTCGCGCTTCACCACGCAGCGGCAGGAGCCCGACCAGGTCCGGATCGTCTCAGGCGTGTTTCCGCGCGAGAGCGACGGCGTGCAGGTGACGACCGGCACCTCGATCGGGCTGATGATCGACAATGTCGACCAGCGCTCGAAGGACTACTCCGAGATCAAGGACAAATACCGGCCCGGCCATGCCGATTTCACCTATGACGTGAAATACGGCATCCGCGACTATCGCGGCGGGGGGCGTTCCTCGGCACGCGAGACGGCGATGCGGGTCGCGGCCGGCGCCATCGCCCGCAAGGTCGTTCCCGGCATGATCGTGCGCGGGGCCTTGGTGCAGATGGGGCCGCACAAGATCGACCGCAATAACTGGGACTGGGCCGAGGTCGGCAACAACCCGTTCTTCTGCCCCGACGCCAAGGCGGCTGCTTTCTTCGAGGGCTATCTCGACGGGGTGCGGAAATCGGGCTCGTCGATCGGTGCCGTGCTGGAAATCGTCGCCGAAGGCGTGCCGGCGGGGCTCGGTGCGCCGATCTATGCCAAGCTCGACGCCGAGATCGCGGCCGCGCTGATGAGCATCAATGCGGTCAAGGGTGTCGAGATCGGCGACGGTTTCGGGGCGGCCGAACTCTCCGGCGAGGAGAATGCCGACGAGATGCGCGCGGGCAATGACGGCAAGCCGCTGTTCCTGTCGAATCATGCCGGCGGCGTCCTCGGTGGCATCTCGACGGGGCAGCCGATCGTGGCGCGCTTCGCAGTGAAGCCGACCTCGTCGATCCTGGCGACGCGGGCGACCGTCACGCGCACCGGCGGCGAGGCGGAGATGTTCACCAAGGGGCGCCACGACCCCTGCGTGGGCATTCGCGCCGTGCCGGTCGGCGAGGCGATGGTCGCCTGCGTGCTGGCAGACCAGTATCTGCGCCACCGCGCGCAGGTCGGAGTGATCGAGCCACGCTGGCCGTTTCAGGGCTGA
- the ribB gene encoding 3,4-dihydroxy-2-butanone-4-phosphate synthase, which translates to MKLDAWLSQNKIGRSAFAKQVGLSPASVTALCNDQSAWISRESAERIAAATGGSVTPNDFLGLVRPREAAMSNTVTATIEAFARGEIVIVTDDDDRENEGDLIVAASLCTPEKMAFIIRNTCGIVCAPLTSGEARRLRLDPMVSSNDAPLGTAFTITVDVKHGLTTGISAEQRCNTVRALANGNMGAGDFVRPGHVFPLIAKDGGVLMRSGHTEAAVDLCKLAELPPVGVICELANDDGTVMKGAQITAFAQKHGLKQITVADLIAYRQSREKLVERVHSFPVKTAFGEMTGHVYVTPFEDTQHFAFVMGKIGDGEKIPARLHRADVVSDVLGGAVTIQCALRRFQQDGRGVLIYLRDGSAGVPIKGVDEDSDALRNQQWREVGLGAQILRDLGVGSIVNLASSPRSFVGLSGFGIEIADTQPLE; encoded by the coding sequence ATGAAGCTCGACGCCTGGCTCTCGCAGAACAAGATCGGCCGCAGCGCCTTTGCCAAGCAAGTCGGCCTGTCGCCGGCGAGCGTGACCGCGCTCTGCAACGATCAGAGCGCCTGGATCTCGCGCGAAAGCGCCGAACGCATCGCCGCCGCCACCGGCGGCTCCGTCACCCCCAATGATTTCCTCGGCCTCGTCAGGCCGCGCGAGGCCGCCATGTCGAATACCGTCACAGCCACCATCGAGGCCTTCGCCCGGGGCGAGATCGTCATCGTAACCGACGACGACGACCGCGAGAACGAGGGCGATCTCATCGTCGCGGCCTCGCTCTGCACGCCGGAGAAGATGGCCTTCATCATCCGCAACACCTGCGGCATCGTTTGCGCGCCGCTGACCTCGGGCGAGGCGAGGCGGCTGCGGCTCGACCCGATGGTGTCCTCGAACGACGCGCCGCTCGGCACCGCCTTCACCATCACGGTCGACGTCAAGCATGGACTGACGACGGGCATCTCGGCCGAGCAGCGCTGCAACACGGTGCGGGCGCTGGCCAACGGCAATATGGGGGCCGGCGATTTCGTGCGGCCCGGCCATGTCTTCCCGCTGATCGCCAAGGATGGCGGCGTGCTGATGCGCTCGGGCCATACGGAAGCGGCGGTCGATCTCTGCAAGCTCGCCGAACTGCCTCCGGTCGGGGTGATCTGCGAACTCGCCAATGACGACGGCACGGTGATGAAGGGTGCCCAGATCACCGCCTTTGCCCAGAAGCATGGGTTGAAGCAGATCACGGTCGCCGATCTGATCGCCTATCGCCAGTCGCGCGAGAAGCTGGTCGAACGGGTTCACAGTTTCCCGGTCAAGACCGCTTTCGGCGAGATGACCGGCCATGTCTACGTCACGCCTTTCGAGGACACGCAGCACTTCGCCTTCGTCATGGGCAAGATCGGCGATGGCGAGAAGATTCCGGCCCGGCTGCACCGCGCCGATGTCGTGTCCGACGTGCTTGGCGGGGCCGTCACGATCCAGTGCGCGCTGCGCCGGTTCCAGCAGGACGGGCGCGGCGTGCTGATCTATCTGCGCGACGGCTCGGCCGGTGTGCCGATCAAGGGCGTCGATGAGGACTCGGATGCGTTGCGAAACCAGCAATGGCGCGAGGTCGGCCTCGGCGCCCAGATCCTGCGCGATCTCGGCGTTGGCTCGATTGTGAACCTCGCCTCGTCGCCGCGGTCCTTCGTGGGCCTGAGCGGCTTCGGCATCGAGATCGCAGACACCCAGCCGCTGGAGTGA
- a CDS encoding histidine phosphatase family protein, with translation MLPITLPHRLILVRHGETDWNREGRLQGGQDIPLNDLGRRQAAEAAGRLRTLVPGFATLDFIGSPMHRARETMDILRAELGLPPGAYRLDDRLKELTFGSWEGFTWRDIRKAEREQAQLRERDKWSFVPPGGESYAMLADRIRPVLEELPGETVIVSHGGVARAILALVGAVPPQKASMVEIWQGKILTVTGNRADWV, from the coding sequence ATGCTCCCGATCACGCTCCCGCACCGGCTCATCCTCGTTCGCCACGGCGAGACCGACTGGAATCGCGAGGGCCGCCTGCAGGGCGGGCAGGACATTCCGCTCAACGATCTCGGCCGTCGCCAGGCGGCCGAGGCGGCCGGGCGCCTGCGCACGCTGGTCCCGGGCTTCGCCACGCTCGACTTCATCGGCTCGCCGATGCATCGCGCCCGCGAGACCATGGACATCCTGCGCGCCGAACTCGGACTGCCGCCGGGCGCCTACCGACTCGACGACCGGCTGAAGGAGCTGACATTCGGTTCCTGGGAAGGCTTCACCTGGCGCGACATCCGCAAGGCCGAGCGCGAGCAGGCGCAATTGCGCGAACGCGACAAATGGAGCTTCGTGCCTCCTGGCGGCGAAAGCTACGCCATGCTGGCCGATCGCATCCGGCCCGTGCTGGAAGAACTGCCGGGCGAGACCGTCATCGTCAGCCATGGCGGCGTCGCCCGTGCCATTCTCGCTTTGGTTGGCGCCGTGCCGCCGCAGAAGGCCTCGATGGTCGAGATCTGGCAGGGCAAGATCCTGACCGTCACCGGCAACCGGGCCGACTGGGTTTAG
- the folP gene encoding dihydropteroate synthase — protein MPPALTLPDGRRLALDAAPLLMGIVNITPDSFSDGGKLRDAAGAIAHGVTLVAAGADIVDIGGESTRPGHAPLDAATELARVLPVIAGLSERTRAPLSIDTWKAEVAEAALKAGASIVNDVWGAQRDPAIAGVAARHGAPIILMHNRETVDPGLDILSDVMRFLDASIGVALAAGVPREQIVVDPGIGLFGKTPEQSLLLIRELAKLKDLGCPILLGASRKSVIGVITGQSVPADRVAGSIAAHLYGATQGAAIIRVHDVSEHAQAFKVWAAISQPLEPRP, from the coding sequence ATGCCGCCGGCTCTCACCTTGCCCGATGGTCGCAGGCTCGCCCTCGACGCTGCGCCCCTTCTGATGGGCATCGTCAACATCACGCCGGATTCCTTTTCAGATGGCGGCAAGCTGCGTGACGCGGCCGGCGCGATCGCGCATGGCGTGACGCTCGTCGCGGCAGGCGCCGACATCGTCGACATCGGTGGCGAATCGACCAGGCCCGGTCACGCCCCTCTCGATGCCGCGACCGAACTCGCCCGCGTCCTTCCGGTGATCGCGGGCCTGAGCGAGCGGACCCGGGCGCCGCTGTCGATCGACACCTGGAAGGCCGAGGTCGCGGAGGCCGCGCTGAAGGCCGGCGCCTCGATCGTCAACGATGTCTGGGGCGCGCAGCGCGATCCGGCCATCGCCGGGGTCGCGGCCCGGCATGGTGCGCCGATCATCCTGATGCACAACCGCGAGACCGTCGATCCGGGGCTCGACATTCTGTCTGACGTGATGCGGTTCCTTGATGCTTCGATCGGCGTTGCTCTGGCGGCGGGCGTCCCGCGCGAACAGATCGTCGTCGATCCCGGCATCGGCCTGTTCGGCAAGACGCCGGAGCAGTCGCTGCTGCTGATTCGTGAACTGGCGAAACTCAAGGACCTCGGCTGTCCGATCCTGCTCGGCGCCTCGCGCAAATCGGTGATCGGGGTCATTACTGGCCAGAGCGTTCCGGCCGATCGTGTCGCCGGCAGCATCGCGGCCCATCTTTATGGGGCGACGCAGGGAGCGGCGATCATCCGTGTCCACGATGTCAGCGAACATGCGCAGGCGTTCAAGGTCTGGGCCGCCATCTCACAGCCCCTGGAGCCCCGCCCGTGA
- the folB gene encoding dihydroneopterin aldolase, whose translation MSDTGIILIEKLDIYAYHGFFSEEERLGQRFVLDLVLETDLRASAISDALADTVNYGKVVGVVTEVFTSRRFNLLEAAARAVAHAVLDGFPPVTRVEVTLRKPAPPIHATLASVGITLSYRRES comes from the coding sequence GTGAGCGATACCGGCATCATCCTGATCGAGAAGCTCGACATCTATGCCTATCACGGCTTCTTTTCGGAGGAGGAGCGGCTCGGGCAGCGCTTCGTGCTCGACCTCGTGCTGGAAACCGACCTGCGCGCCTCGGCGATCAGCGACGCGCTCGCCGACACCGTGAATTACGGCAAGGTCGTCGGCGTGGTCACTGAGGTCTTCACCAGCCGCCGCTTCAACCTGCTGGAGGCGGCGGCACGGGCCGTGGCCCATGCCGTGCTCGATGGCTTTCCGCCAGTCACGCGCGTCGAGGTGACGCTGCGCAAGCCCGCCCCCCCGATCCACGCCACGCTCGCCAGCGTCGGCATCACGCTGAGCTATCGGCGTGAGAGTTGA
- the folK gene encoding 2-amino-4-hydroxy-6-hydroxymethyldihydropteridine diphosphokinase → MRVEATLGFGGNLGDPVAAFATALKALAGHDGIAVKRLSSVYRTPPWGKLDQPEFLNMAVLLETEMPARALLAACLKLERAGGRERRERWGPRTIDIDILSYGGETIDEPGLQIPHPRIAERAFVLAPLAEIAPELQIGGRAVVALLEAVTDESIRRDGVATDRLKGLLAG, encoded by the coding sequence GTGAGAGTTGAGGCCACGCTGGGGTTCGGCGGCAATCTGGGCGATCCGGTCGCGGCCTTCGCTACGGCGCTGAAGGCGCTTGCGGGCCATGACGGCATCGCGGTGAAGCGGCTGTCCTCGGTCTACCGGACGCCGCCCTGGGGTAAGCTCGACCAGCCCGAATTCCTCAACATGGCGGTGCTGCTGGAGACGGAGATGCCGGCGCGCGCGTTGCTGGCGGCGTGCCTCAAACTGGAGCGTGCCGGCGGCCGCGAGCGGCGCGAGCGCTGGGGGCCCCGGACGATCGACATCGACATCCTGAGCTATGGCGGCGAGACGATCGACGAACCGGGTCTGCAAATTCCGCATCCGCGCATCGCCGAGCGCGCCTTCGTGCTGGCACCGCTGGCGGAGATCGCGCCGGAACTTCAAATCGGGGGGCGAGCCGTCGTGGCCCTGCTCGAAGCCGTCACAGACGAATCGATCCGCCGCGACGGTGTCGCGACGGATCGATTGAAGGGTCTGCTGGCAGGCTAG
- the fabI gene encoding enoyl-ACP reductase FabI → MPDSNAVARPTANLLKGKRGLVMGVANNRSIAWGIAKAAADAGAELAFTYQGDALKKRVEPLAKELGGHVVGHCDVTDGASIDAVFAEVEKLWGKLDFVVHCIAFSDKDELTGRYVETSEANFTKSLLISCYSFTAVTQRAEKLMTDGGSMLTLTYYGAEKWMPHYNVMGVAKAALESSVQYLAADLGPSKIRVNAISAGPIKTLAASGIGDFRYILRWNEYNSPLRRTVTIEEVGETAVFLVSDMSRGITGEILHVDAGYHVVGMKVPTAPDISLDKGD, encoded by the coding sequence ATGCCTGATTCCAATGCCGTCGCCCGGCCGACCGCCAATCTTCTCAAGGGCAAGCGGGGCCTCGTCATGGGCGTCGCCAACAACCGCTCGATCGCCTGGGGCATCGCCAAGGCCGCCGCCGATGCCGGCGCCGAGCTCGCCTTCACCTATCAGGGCGATGCGCTCAAGAAGCGCGTCGAGCCGCTGGCGAAGGAACTCGGCGGCCATGTCGTCGGCCATTGCGACGTCACCGACGGCGCCTCCATCGACGCCGTCTTCGCCGAGGTCGAGAAGCTCTGGGGCAAGCTCGACTTCGTCGTCCACTGCATCGCCTTCTCCGACAAGGACGAGCTGACCGGGCGCTATGTCGAGACCAGTGAGGCGAACTTCACCAAGTCGCTGCTGATCTCCTGCTACTCCTTCACCGCCGTCACACAGCGCGCCGAGAAGCTGATGACCGATGGCGGCTCGATGCTGACACTGACCTATTACGGCGCCGAGAAATGGATGCCGCATTACAACGTCATGGGCGTCGCCAAGGCCGCACTCGAATCGAGCGTGCAGTATCTCGCCGCCGATCTCGGTCCCTCGAAGATCCGCGTCAACGCGATCTCGGCCGGGCCGATCAAGACGCTGGCCGCCTCGGGCATCGGCGATTTCCGCTATATCCTGCGCTGGAACGAGTACAACTCGCCGTTGCGCCGCACGGTCACGATCGAGGAGGTCGGCGAGACGGCCGTATTCCTGGTCTCCGACATGTCGCGCGGCATCACCGGCGAAATTCTGCATGTCGATGCGGGCTACCATGTCGTCGGCATGAAGGTGCCGACCGCGCCCGACATCTCGCTCGACAAGGGCGACTGA
- a CDS encoding DnaJ C-terminal domain-containing protein, with protein sequence MRDPYQILGVARTASEADIKKAYRRRAKDLHPDRNQDDPKAQDRFSELNGAYEIVGDETKRKQFDRGEIDAEGKPKFQGFEGMGAGRGGRAGGFEFNFGQGGGHPFGAGSAGGGAGAGAGFDPADIFGSLFGDAARRAGKTRPEAQKPPEQSFTLEVTLAQAVTGATRRVRLPGGREVEVTIPEGVADGKVMRLRGLGQTDPFSGQAGDVLMTIKVRPDSRFTVEGNDLRTRVPVPLARAILGGPLHVPTLTGTVEMKIPPLTGTTKSFRLRGKGLKGEAGKVGDLFVAIDIEMPENDAELTALMKARTE encoded by the coding sequence ATGCGCGACCCGTATCAGATTCTGGGTGTCGCCCGCACGGCGAGCGAGGCGGATATCAAGAAGGCCTATCGCCGCCGCGCCAAGGATCTGCATCCTGACCGCAACCAGGACGATCCCAAGGCGCAGGACCGCTTTTCAGAGCTCAACGGCGCCTATGAGATCGTCGGCGACGAGACCAAGCGCAAGCAGTTCGACCGCGGCGAGATCGACGCCGAGGGCAAGCCCAAATTTCAGGGCTTCGAGGGCATGGGCGCCGGGCGCGGCGGCCGGGCCGGCGGATTCGAGTTCAATTTCGGCCAGGGCGGCGGCCACCCCTTCGGCGCCGGCAGCGCAGGCGGAGGTGCGGGTGCGGGCGCGGGCTTCGATCCGGCAGACATCTTCGGCTCGCTGTTCGGCGATGCCGCAAGGCGCGCCGGCAAGACCCGCCCCGAGGCGCAAAAGCCCCCGGAGCAGAGTTTCACGCTCGAGGTGACGCTGGCCCAGGCGGTGACCGGCGCAACGCGGCGCGTCAGGTTGCCGGGCGGACGCGAGGTCGAGGTCACGATCCCCGAGGGCGTCGCCGACGGCAAGGTGATGCGGCTGCGCGGACTCGGCCAGACCGATCCATTTTCCGGCCAGGCCGGCGACGTGTTGATGACGATCAAAGTCAGGCCTGATTCGCGCTTCACCGTGGAAGGCAATGATTTGCGTACCCGGGTGCCGGTGCCGCTCGCCAGGGCGATCCTCGGCGGGCCGCTGCATGTGCCGACCCTGACCGGCACCGTCGAGATGAAGATTCCGCCGCTGACCGGCACGACCAAGTCGTTTCGCCTGCGTGGCAAGGGTCTCAAGGGCGAAGCGGGCAAGGTCGGCGATCTCTTCGTCGCCATCGACATCGAGATGCCGGAGAACGATGCCGAACTGACCGCGCTGATGAAGGCGCGGACGGAGTAA
- a CDS encoding RT0821/Lpp0805 family surface protein — MRRLAAASAACLGLAAAGCSVSFPILGLSSKAEDDVATTSSVLPARGSSKPGPLASLSSELGPEDLRRADGAMAVALDPQGNGAAVSWDNPQSGVKGSFIPVGGPFLRSDEICRAFIASVQTQTKPSKLQGTACRPSGGEWLVKDMEPWKGAT; from the coding sequence ATGCGCCGGCTCGCTGCCGCCAGCGCTGCCTGTCTGGGCCTCGCCGCAGCCGGATGCTCCGTCTCTTTTCCGATTCTGGGCCTCTCGAGCAAGGCCGAGGACGACGTCGCCACGACCTCCTCGGTGCTGCCGGCGCGAGGCTCCAGCAAGCCCGGCCCCCTCGCCTCGCTTTCCTCCGAACTCGGCCCCGAGGACCTGCGACGGGCCGATGGCGCGATGGCCGTGGCGCTCGATCCACAGGGTAACGGCGCCGCGGTCTCCTGGGACAACCCGCAAAGCGGGGTGAAGGGCTCCTTCATCCCCGTAGGTGGCCCGTTCCTGCGCTCGGACGAGATCTGCCGCGCCTTCATCGCCAGCGTCCAGACGCAGACCAAACCTTCCAAACTGCAGGGCACGGCCTGCCGGCCCTCGGGCGGGGAATGGCTGGTCAAGGATATGGAGCCCTGGAAGGGCGCGACCTGA
- the pdxH gene encoding pyridoxamine 5'-phosphate oxidase, with protein MERLTSGDFTQEQDPFALFHDWFEEAKTSEPNDPHAMALSTVDAEGMPNSRMVLLNGRDGEDFVFYTNTQSQKGEELLGQPKAAALFHWKSLRRQIRIRGPVSVVSDEMADAYFQSRPRDSRIGAWASQQSRPLESRFALEKAVAVQVAKFGLGAIPRPPHWTGFRITPVYLEFWKDGAFRLHDRVVFRRPRAGEPWARARLYP; from the coding sequence GTGGAACGGTTAACGAGCGGTGACTTCACGCAGGAACAGGATCCTTTCGCGCTGTTCCATGACTGGTTCGAAGAGGCCAAGACGAGCGAGCCCAACGACCCTCATGCCATGGCGCTCTCCACCGTCGATGCCGAAGGCATGCCCAACAGCCGCATGGTGCTGCTGAACGGGCGCGACGGCGAGGATTTCGTCTTCTACACCAACACGCAGAGCCAGAAGGGCGAGGAACTGCTCGGCCAGCCCAAGGCCGCCGCCCTGTTCCACTGGAAGAGCCTGCGCCGCCAGATCCGGATTCGCGGTCCTGTCTCCGTCGTCAGCGACGAGATGGCCGATGCCTATTTTCAATCTCGCCCGCGCGACAGCCGGATCGGCGCCTGGGCGTCGCAGCAGTCGCGCCCGCTGGAGAGCCGCTTCGCACTGGAGAAGGCGGTCGCGGTCCAGGTCGCCAAATTCGGGCTGGGCGCGATCCCGCGCCCGCCGCACTGGACCGGCTTTCGCATCACGCCGGTCTATCTCGAATTCTGGAAGGACGGAGCTTTCCGCCTTCATGACCGCGTCGTCTTCCGCCGGCCGCGTGCTGGCGAGCCCTGGGCGCGTGCCCGCCTTTATCCGTGA
- a CDS encoding NUDIX hydrolase: MAGSTYEAGPPAMSGGSGQVIRFPVTGKAPARPVLAASVAVFRHGKVLLATRTKPPADQLWSLPGGKVEAGETLEQAALRELEEEVGVSARILGFNRHVEIFGRDAAGEITHHFVVASFVGEWLSGEPQTGPEAGAVMWADPLRLGGLPTTRELADVLRRARGILIEAGGDA, from the coding sequence ATGGCGGGCAGCACGTATGAAGCCGGGCCGCCGGCGATGAGCGGCGGGAGCGGGCAGGTCATCCGCTTCCCGGTGACGGGCAAGGCGCCGGCCCGCCCCGTGCTGGCGGCATCGGTTGCGGTCTTCAGGCACGGCAAGGTGCTGCTCGCGACGCGGACGAAGCCGCCGGCCGACCAGCTCTGGTCGCTGCCGGGCGGCAAGGTGGAGGCCGGCGAGACGCTCGAACAGGCCGCGCTGCGCGAGCTGGAGGAGGAGGTCGGCGTCTCGGCCCGCATTCTCGGCTTCAACCGCCATGTCGAAATCTTCGGCCGCGATGCGGCGGGCGAGATCACGCATCATTTCGTCGTCGCTTCCTTCGTCGGGGAATGGCTTTCCGGCGAGCCACAGACCGGCCCGGAAGCCGGCGCGGTGATGTGGGCCGATCCGCTCAGGCTTGGCGGCCTGCCGACGACGCGCGAACTCGCGGATGTGCTGCGCCGCGCCCGCGGCATCCTGATCGAAGCCGGAGGCGACGCATGA
- a CDS encoding TIGR02301 family protein, producing the protein MRRAALCLLALLLAGVPTGAALAQQRPPAAAKPAEPAPAPEPPPPPYEPQLLKLAEIMGSLAYLRTLCAGKEAQDWRNRMTALVEAEGRTPVRRERLTSAYNRGFRAYSQTHRACTDGSQEASTRLAGEGERLARALAGRYGG; encoded by the coding sequence ATGAGGCGGGCCGCGCTGTGCCTGCTCGCGCTGCTGCTGGCGGGGGTGCCAACCGGCGCAGCGCTGGCGCAGCAGCGCCCACCGGCCGCGGCGAAGCCGGCCGAACCCGCTCCAGCGCCCGAGCCGCCACCACCGCCCTACGAGCCGCAACTGCTGAAGCTCGCCGAGATCATGGGGTCGCTGGCCTATCTCCGCACGCTCTGTGCCGGCAAGGAAGCGCAGGACTGGCGCAACCGCATGACCGCCCTGGTCGAGGCCGAAGGCCGGACGCCGGTGCGGCGCGAGCGCCTGACCAGCGCCTATAACCGCGGCTTCCGGGCCTATTCGCAGACGCACCGCGCCTGCACCGACGGCAGCCAGGAGGCTTCGACGCGCCTGGCGGGGGAGGGCGAGCGCCTCGCTCGCGCATTGGCCGGCCGCTATGGCGGATAG
- a CDS encoding iron ABC transporter permease: MSHAPIEPNWPARIAIVLSALLALVTAITLAVTIGEMQIPLSTAFQALGNGMFDLGYPVSAIQQGVIFDYRLSRALLAALCGGTLALSGAILQALLRNPLAEPYILGISAGASTGAVAVMILGFGGAVLTISGGAFLGAVVALLVVALLATGAGGSSDRVILAGVAGSQLFNAATATIVTTLANAEQARGVMFWLLGNFGGVRWPDVWVATPVALICFGVCMLHAKVLDAFAFGADAAASLGVAVTRVRIVLFATTAVMTATMVSIVGTVGFVGLVIPHAARFLVGPAHARLLPACLVIGAIFMILADILSRILVPQQILPIGVVTALFGAPAFALILYRARRPV; the protein is encoded by the coding sequence GTGAGCCACGCACCGATCGAGCCGAACTGGCCGGCACGGATCGCGATCGTACTCTCGGCGCTGCTGGCGCTGGTGACCGCGATCACGCTCGCCGTCACCATCGGCGAGATGCAGATTCCGCTGTCGACCGCCTTCCAGGCGCTTGGCAACGGGATGTTCGATCTCGGCTATCCGGTCAGCGCGATCCAGCAGGGCGTCATCTTCGATTACCGCTTAAGCCGTGCACTGCTGGCAGCGCTCTGCGGCGGCACGCTGGCCCTGTCGGGCGCGATCTTGCAGGCGCTGCTGCGCAATCCGCTGGCCGAGCCCTATATCCTCGGCATCTCGGCTGGCGCCTCGACGGGGGCGGTCGCGGTGATGATCCTCGGTTTCGGGGGCGCGGTGCTGACGATCTCGGGCGGGGCCTTCCTCGGCGCCGTCGTGGCGCTGCTCGTGGTCGCGCTGCTGGCGACGGGGGCGGGCGGTTCGAGCGACCGCGTGATCCTGGCGGGCGTTGCCGGTTCCCAGCTCTTCAATGCTGCGACGGCAACCATCGTCACGACGCTCGCGAATGCCGAGCAGGCGCGCGGCGTGATGTTCTGGCTGCTCGGCAATTTCGGCGGTGTGCGCTGGCCGGATGTCTGGGTCGCGACGCCGGTCGCGTTGATCTGCTTTGGCGTCTGCATGCTGCACGCCAAGGTGCTCGACGCTTTCGCCTTCGGGGCGGATGCGGCGGCCTCGCTCGGCGTCGCGGTCACGCGGGTGCGGATCGTGCTGTTTGCGACGACGGCGGTGATGACCGCGACCATGGTCAGCATCGTCGGCACGGTCGGCTTCGTCGGGCTGGTCATCCCCCATGCGGCGCGGTTCCTGGTCGGGCCGGCGCATGCGCGGCTGCTGCCGGCCTGCCTGGTGATCGGCGCGATCTTCATGATCCTTGCCGACATCCTGTCGCGCATTCTCGTTCCGCAGCAGATCCTGCCGATCGGCGTCGTCACCGCGCTGTTCGGTGCGCCGGCCTTCGCGCTGATCCTCTACCGCGCGAGGCGCCCGGTATGA
- a CDS encoding ABC transporter ATP-binding protein, producing the protein MTLAAHDVRWSAARRMIVDGVTLRAEPGRILGLIGPNGSGKSSLLRLLCRLRKVESGVVTLDDRDLATMARRDLAKRLAFVEQQASTEVQLSVCDVVKLGRTPHRSALASWTDADEAAVEAALARVDMSERHDQLWHTLSGGERQRVHIARALAQEPRELILDEPTNHLDIQHQLSILALLRRLGVTCILALHDLNLASLFCDEIAVLHEGRVVASGAPPEVLTEALIARVFGVAVSIREGASGRRHIEYLIDPSDEGAAA; encoded by the coding sequence ATGACGCTCGCAGCCCATGACGTCCGCTGGAGCGCGGCGCGGCGGATGATCGTCGACGGTGTGACGCTGCGGGCCGAACCCGGTCGTATCCTCGGGCTGATTGGCCCCAACGGCTCGGGCAAGTCGAGCCTGCTGCGGCTGCTCTGCCGGCTGCGCAAGGTCGAGAGCGGCGTCGTGACGCTCGACGATCGCGACCTTGCCACGATGGCGCGTCGCGATCTCGCGAAGCGGCTCGCCTTCGTCGAGCAGCAAGCTTCGACCGAGGTGCAGCTTTCGGTTTGCGATGTGGTCAAGCTCGGACGGACACCGCATCGCAGCGCGCTCGCGTCCTGGACGGATGCCGACGAGGCGGCGGTCGAGGCGGCACTCGCGCGCGTCGATATGAGCGAGCGGCATGACCAGCTTTGGCACACGCTGTCGGGCGGCGAGCGCCAGCGCGTCCATATCGCGCGTGCGCTGGCGCAGGAGCCGCGCGAACTCATCCTCGACGAGCCGACCAATCATCTCGACATCCAGCACCAGCTCTCGATTCTGGCGTTGCTGCGGCGGCTCGGCGTGACCTGCATCCTCGCCTTGCACGACCTCAATCTTGCATCGCTGTTCTGCGACGAGATCGCGGTGCTGCACGAGGGCAGGGTGGTGGCGTCGGGCGCGCCGCCGGAGGTGCTGACCGAGGCGCTGATCGCGCGGGTGTTCGGCGTCGCCGTCAGCATCCGCGAGGGAGCCTCGGGCCGGCGCCATATCGAATATCTGATCGACCCGTCCGATGAGGGGGCTGCGGCCTGA